DNA from Gemella massiliensis:
TCTTGTTTATAATTATCAAAATTTAAAATAAGAAATACATTAAGAAAATTTTATTTTCATTTTTTCACTATATACTATTTTTATATTTTACATCAATATGTAGATAAAAATATATTTTTACTTTATATATACCCATAACAATAATAATATAAAATATAGAAATAGGAGCAACTCAAAAATCATAATTCCATTAGAAATTGATTTTATTAAGTCGCTCCCACACAATTCGTTAGTTTTGAAAAACTTTTTAAATAGTTTAAAATTAACGAACTACTGCATCTGTCTGCTAATAAGTAAATTCTATTAAATTTTTAACTTTAGATAAACCCCTATTTTTATATTATATTTTTATCCGGAAAAAGCATTCTCAAAACATCAAGTGATAATCTTCGTGATTTACCTTTATATGGATAAATATGCATCATCATCATAGGATTAAAGTTTGCTTCTATCACTCCATAATTATTGTTATCTACTTCCGATTTTATATCTGGTATTATTAAATCCACGCCACACACTTTTGCTAACATGGCATCCGAAATTTTTACAGCTAACTTTTTATAACTGCTGTGAACTTCATCTGTCATATCTATAGAATCACCACCGGTACTAATATTGGAATTTTCTCTTAAGTTTGCTACTTGTCCTTTTTTCAAAACTGTATGTATCGTTAACCCTTGCTCTTTTAATTGCAACTGTTCTATTTCGCCAAGCTCCAATTTTTTTAGAGGTGTTTTTTTGGCATCACCACGTAATGAACTGTTATTTTTTATTTCTACCAACTCTTCTATTGTATGAACTCCATCACCAACAACATTAGCCGGAACTCTAAGTAAAACAGCCTTTGTTTTACCCTCGATTACAAAAAAGCGATATTCCGTTCCTTCGATAAATTCTTCAATTATTACATCTTTATCTTCTTTTAGCGCTAAATTAATCGCTTCTGAATAGGTTTCTATATCATTTATCCCATACTTAAAAATGGTAATTCCTAATCCAAAATTTGTACTTTTAGGTTTAATGACAACAGGTTTATTTTTTATATAATTAAATACCATAACAGCATCATCTAAAGTTGATACTTCATACCCTTTAGGTACTCTAAAGCCTTGCTCAGCGAGAATTTTTTTCGTAACTATCTTATTTTCCATAATAAGTGGTGAAATATAACTATCTCTACTTGTCATATTTCCGTTTTTAACATACTCCACCTGATTATTCCACTCCAGACGTATAAATTGGTCATTTTCATCAATAATATCAACTTTAATTCCATTTCTTATTGCGTCTTCTATTAACGCTTGGGTAGATAGTTCCATATTTTCAAATGCCTTTAGTGAATAATAATTTTCCGTTGCTTGCTTTTTATATTTTTTTGCAAGTTTCATTCCCACCTCCAGCGGTGAAGTATTTTTATAATCTCTAACCAATCTGCCGCCTATTGTGAGTGTTGAATCTATTAATTCATTTTCTTTTTCTTCAATAAGAGTTAAGTCTGCTTCCGATAATTTTAGCTCTTTAACCATTTCCTTCATATTATCCAAAAGTTCCAAACCTTCTTCTAAATACTCAGGTTTTGACAAAGGGTGCGCCAAAGCTATCTTCTCACTGTACTCTTTTCCTATTTCTACCGATTTAACAGCATTTTTTTCATCTAACCATACTAAAGTTTTAATAAATAAATGAATAAAACGAATATCTTTTCCCAAAATTCCGAAAGGAGCATACGGATTTAAGTCGAATAGTCTAAATTCTATATACTTAATACCGTTATTTAAAAATTTTTTTACAGTATCTTCTCCTCTAAAACGGACGCTAGAGTAGAACTCTTTTTCTGCAATGAGTTTTCCGGTTTCTACATAAGATACTATATTATCAATATACTCTTCTAAAGAGTTATAAGATACAACAATATCTTCATCATTGACATAACCAAAACGGCTCATTCTTATACTTCTTACATAATCTTTCGGTTTATCATTACTATTATAATAATACTTATCCTCTACTAACGGACTTGCACCGTATAAATAAACAAGTAGCCACTGATAGCGAATAAATTGACGAGCCAATTTCATATAAATATTATTTTTTACATCTACTATATCTTTTTTTTCAATATCAGCTATAGACTTCATTAAATTATCAGATAACTGAAAATTATAATGAATACCCGAAACCATTTGTTTATATTTCCCGTATTTTTTTACTAAATACTCTCTATATTCTACATCCCATTTATCTTCAAACTGCGCTACCTTAATATCTTCTTCATTAGGTAATTTTACCGGAATACTAAGCGGCCATATAAATTCATCTTTAGGAAGATTTTTTAAAACAACTTCATGTATTGCCGCCAGATAACGAAGTACATTTTTTTCAGAGTTTTCAGGTGAAGTGATAAGCTCTATCTGAGATTCTGCAAAATCTGTTTGAATATATGGATGTTTTTGTCTTATTCCGAATGTTTTAGGATGACCTGTTTTAGAAATATCACCACTTTCCAGAACTCGTTGGCCTTCTTTTTCTATGCCAATTTTTACAGCATTAAACAATTCCTCAAGGTTATTTTCTTTAACAATTTTTCTAATATTCATAATACTCATCCTTTATAAAGTAATTTGATTAGTTACCATATTATCACAAATAACTAAAATATAATAGAAATTAGTACCAAACTTTGTGTAATAACAAAAAACTAAAAGAATTTAGTTCTGTTCAGTATAGAACTAAATTCTTTGTATAAATATTTATCTAACTTTGAAAATCAACTGTCTAAGAGGAGTTGCTTTATTTTCCAAACAGTCGTTGAATATCATTCCATGTAACTGCCAACATTAATGCCATTAACAATAAACCAAATGCAACAGTCATGTAATATTGAGCCTTCTTATTAATCGGTTTTTTAAATATTGCTTCGTAAATAACGAAAACAATACGACCGCCATCCAACACCGGTATCGGAATTAAATTCATAAGTCCTAAGTTTACACTTAGTATTCCTGTCCAACGCAATGTTGTAATTAACCCACTCTGAGCAGCCGCGCTGGACATTTCATAAATTGCCACCGGCCCTCCTAGTTGATTTAGACTAAATCCCCCTCTAAATATTGAAACAAATAAGTTAACAATACCTGTAAAAATCATCGTTCCGTAATACAATGTCTGAGAAAAGCCGTTTTTGATAGCTCTTAGATAATCTCTCTCATAGGCAGGATTAATACCTAACTTGTATGTTTTTACTTCTTTGCCTTTTTTTATCGTTGTATCTTCTTTCGGAGTTACTTTAATTTCTTGTGTTTGACCGTCACACACTACTTTTAGTGTTAATTCACTACCG
Protein-coding regions in this window:
- the gshAB gene encoding bifunctional glutamate--cysteine ligase GshA/glutathione synthetase GshB, whose product is MNIRKIVKENNLEELFNAVKIGIEKEGQRVLESGDISKTGHPKTFGIRQKHPYIQTDFAESQIELITSPENSEKNVLRYLAAIHEVVLKNLPKDEFIWPLSIPVKLPNEEDIKVAQFEDKWDVEYREYLVKKYGKYKQMVSGIHYNFQLSDNLMKSIADIEKKDIVDVKNNIYMKLARQFIRYQWLLVYLYGASPLVEDKYYYNSNDKPKDYVRSIRMSRFGYVNDEDIVVSYNSLEEYIDNIVSYVETGKLIAEKEFYSSVRFRGEDTVKKFLNNGIKYIEFRLFDLNPYAPFGILGKDIRFIHLFIKTLVWLDEKNAVKSVEIGKEYSEKIALAHPLSKPEYLEEGLELLDNMKEMVKELKLSEADLTLIEEKENELIDSTLTIGGRLVRDYKNTSPLEVGMKLAKKYKKQATENYYSLKAFENMELSTQALIEDAIRNGIKVDIIDENDQFIRLEWNNQVEYVKNGNMTSRDSYISPLIMENKIVTKKILAEQGFRVPKGYEVSTLDDAVMVFNYIKNKPVVIKPKSTNFGLGITIFKYGINDIETYSEAINLALKEDKDVIIEEFIEGTEYRFFVIEGKTKAVLLRVPANVVGDGVHTIEELVEIKNNSSLRGDAKKTPLKKLELGEIEQLQLKEQGLTIHTVLKKGQVANLRENSNISTGGDSIDMTDEVHSSYKKLAVKISDAMLAKVCGVDLIIPDIKSEVDNNNYGVIEANFNPMMMMHIYPYKGKSRRLSLDVLRMLFPDKNII